The window ttttacTGGGTACATTATTCTTGGTAGTAAGCCTAGATTCTTTGACTTCTTAAAtatattccaagtttttttgctCCTTTGGCATATGATCTTTACTATGGTATTTCAATTTGTTGGGGGGGGGCGCGCAGTTagctgcttttaatattttttattttctttaatatttagaGTCTCTGGATTTGAACTAAATATTCATAGCTTttattttggcatttctttcaaGGGGTGacaaatgtattattttaatgtCTACTTTGATTTCTGGTTCTAAGATAACtgagcaattttcttttatgatttcttggaatGTGACATCTAGACTCATTTTTTGTTCAGGGTATTCAGATAGTTTAATGATTCTTAAATGATCTATTCTTGATTTGTTTTCAAAAATCTATTGTTTATCTTATGATatagttcatattttattctattttttcaatcttttgattttttttattattttttattgccaTATTAGCTCTCATTTGACTACTTTAAtgttcaaggagttattttctttcctaaagtTTTGTAACTTTTTCTAAGCCATTTTAAtcctattttattctctctcctctagttcttgtttcttttctcatgaTTTCTCTACTCTTctcatttggttttaaaaataattttagctatttttaattcttattttaacttttctagaaatttttattgattttatgtccaggctgcattttatttttgaggctttgcttgtagatttttttttaatcattctcttCTTCGGCTCTCTAGTTGTTGTTTTGGCTACCCATAACTCTGATAAGTAATATGtttcatgttcttctaatttcttttaaaatttctctttatatttaggtcatatatcaattttggccttatcttggtaaatggtgcaAGAAATTGACCTATACCCGTTTTtttgccatactactttccagtttccccaacaatttttgccaaatagcgcatttttatttcaaaaacttAAATCTTTTCACTTGTTAAATATAGTAGTACTTCAGCACTTGTCTATTTCTATACTTTTcaaatttggcattcaaagtatttctatgaggaaaaaaaatgctttagcaCTTGATACTTTTTCAAAAACTTAAATCTTTTCACTTGTTAAATATAGTAGTACTTCAGCACTTGTCTATTTCTATACTTTTcaaatttggcattcaaagtatttctatgaggaaaaaaaatgctttagcaCTTGATACTTGTTCAGTGCTCATTACACTTGATTGTGCTCTTGATTGAGTccagaagaaagataaagataaataacCTTCAAAATTACTAGAGAACATataatatttaggaatccatttACTGAAATTTGCATAAGAATTCTAAGAAAACaattatgaaaaacaatataaatagacATTTCAGTAAGTAGAGATGTATTTATTGCTAACAATTAATGacaatattaaaaatgataatgctacctaaattaattcatttaacctaaattaattttcaatcaaattatgaaagaattattttagaaagcgaggaaaaatgacaaatccaTTTGGAAGGACAAATTcaaaattcaaggaaaataatgaaaacaataggAAGGAAGAgatcagatttcaaactatatataaaaaaatgttatttatcaaAACTATTGGTATcaattaaaacatgaaaaaattaatatgtGAAGTAGATTAAGTATTTAGCACATAGAAGCAAATGAACACAGTACCAAAATGTTAGGAAACCTAAAGTTCTCAACTTCTAGGGTAGAGATTAGCTTTaacaaaacttctgggaaaactagaaaaacagtttgagaaaaaaaaaggttttagacTAACACTTCACACCACATACcacaaaaaaactccaaataaatgCATAAACTAGATATAAAAgctcatataattagaaaaaataatgtaagactgaagaagaaaatgcccTTTACAACTATGGATAAGAAAACATTCATGACTAAGCAAGGAATAGAGAAGATCATAGAATATAAATTGGAACAAATTATAtcacataaaactgaaaagtttttatacaaacaatggaattattattataagtaggagacaactgggaaaatatttgcaataatttttctgataaagatctaatATCCAAAATACATGAgactaattaaaattattatttttagagtttttaaaggattttatttGAGGGAAGTAGAAACCAGATCgcataataattttcaatgacatttcattcttttgtttgagttaatttttttcaattaaagtctccatagttctctctctggatgcaaatggcatttttcatcacaagtcaaTATATTGAAagtgccttgaatcacctcattgttgaaaagagccaagtccaccacagctgatcatcacataattttatgactgtatataatgttctcttggttctactcacttcactgagCTTCCATTCATTTAAgaagcctttccaggcttttctgaaatcaaactgCTTGTCATGtctcaaagaacaataatattgttttacatttatatatccatAACTTAAttagccattccctaaatgatgggcatccattcaatttccagtttctagccactacaaagagacctgccacaaacatttttgctcatgtgggtccctttccctcctttaagatctctttgggatataagctcagtagaaacactgctgggtcaaagggtgtgcatagatagccctttgggcatagttccaaattgctctccaaaatggctggatcagtttacacctccaccaacaatgtattattatgttttctcgtcatcttagctaatctgtatccttcattttcaaagaaaaccaaaggcATCATTGGGTGATGTTTTGACTCATgcatgaatttaatttaaatgaggCAATATTACACAGaattgtcagcctcactctctcttccagagtcatcgaAGTCCAGTAGCAGgataaaagtcaagacaacttGTGATGGCCTGAGATGTAGTGGATGAATTTGGCATCTTCAATTTCTGATCAACCTCTGAgtgctccacagcacctgcttcatggcccttggaacaaattgttctcgtCTCCCCATTCCACcagggaaatcttcacatgcttgggatagataCCTCCCTATCTCGTCAATGGTTTTGAGGTCTTTTGTTACTTTTAACTTTGTCTGGCCTGTCTGCCAAGATAACTTACTGGAGTGGAAACACTGcacatgctacaacttcttggagcctTAGGTGAGAATTATGCTAGGTAGACACTAAAGGCAGATGAGGAGGCCTGAAAAGAAGCTGGCAAGCTTCTCTCACAACCGAAATACTAGTAGTCCTTGAACACCTCATGAAATACTAATTCAATAATTTGAAACAATCAAAGGATCCTTttaaagaaacctggaaagattatGAACTAatacacagtgaatagagcagaaccaggaaaataatttgcatagtaacatggtaaaggaaaaaaaaaattgaaagacttCAGAGTTATGATAAGTACAATGACCATTCTACACATTTCTGACATATGATAGACTCAGGGTATATGAGACATCTTTGGACACAGCAAGtgtagctttatttttcttggctgtTGATTGGTTATAAAGattatgttttattcatttgGGAGTAAGAGCTGTATTTGGTTGGGAGAGGGCATactagaaaaaatgttttactgccaaaattaaagaaaaaaatgagaattatagaagctatttaaaaatacacaaaatagaaaaaaaaaagcccaaagaaACCTAGGCAAGAAGAACTTTAAAGTTACATGTTATCATATACTTTGTTAAAGCAAGTTTTATGTAATAAAGGTTtgcattttcacatataaaatctttttctacTACACTTTGTATAGTAAAATGATCATTTGGGGGGCACTTGTTATAtccagaataaaaacaaaaataacatttaaaaccTTTAAGTATTTAGTGTCACATATTGACAcacttttcctgttctttttttaagGCAATATTGTTCATGTTTGTCAGGtttataataaaaagatttttagaatATGAAATTGTTTAATGCTAGAGGATTATGAGGCATTATTACCTTATAAAAACATCAAGAACCAGTGGAAGGAAAAGACAAGCTTAAAGAACGCTTGACAGGAACCTTAACTGAGTAATATCATCTATAAAACTTAGCATTTCATGATGAAAATGGAAGTACCACCTGGAAGTACAATCACTGAGAAGAAACTAAGAGTTTTATTCTCTGGGAATAGAATCACTGGAAAATTAGTAATGTGGAAACAGTGTCATCCCTGAAAGCAAGAAGCACGAGATGACAGGAAAGTATCATTAGTGGGGAAAGAATAGCTGGAAGTAGAGCGCTGGTATTATTCtatgggtagctagatggcagCTAGAtgcagaggagggagggaggtgttACTACGCACTCCGTTTAggaagctgaggaaactgaggcagactcaGGGAGCAAAGGCACTCTTGAGTTGGATTTGAACCTGATCAGGTGGTCTGAACCCCGCCCCCAGCCCTGTAGCAGCAGCAGCTTTGCCACCTAGCAGGGAGAAGGACGCCTGACAGCATAATACTGGGAGCTGAGTGACTGGGAGCGTCAAGTTGCTGAAGGCTGAATTGCCGAAAGCGGGCGGCAGCTGGAAGCATCCCGGAGGCTGCTGAGAGGAGTGATGGGGAGCACCTAGCGACTGGGGGGAGCATGTGTCGGGGGGGAACGGGCAGTGACTGGGAGTACCGCGACGGGGGAGCACTCGTTGACCCGGCACAGCCAGGAGAACGGGGCTGGGGCTGGAAGACACCGAGAGCCCTTCCTCTCGCCTCGGGGGCGCGCGGTGACTGGAAAGCCAAAAGTGACACGGAGCCCGTGCTTCGGAAGCTGGAGGGGCCCGGGAGCACGTGGAGATTGGGCGCCCACTCAGAACCGGCAGTCATTGTGACCAGGCTTCCACAGACTGGCAGAGCAGCCTAGGGCCAGGAGCAACGGGTCCCTGGGTGCCAGCCGAGGCTCTCGGTCAGCAGAGCTGGCTCGCGGGCAGTCGGCAGGGGCCCGGATGCCCTTCAGAGGCCCTGGCACCCCGCCAGGGCGCCCGCCTCCACTAGAGGTGTGGGGCCTCCCCAGCCCCCTCGAGCCCTCGAGACCGCCCTCCAGGAGACGCGCTGCCGACAAGCTGCAGAAATGGGAAACCGAGGCTGCTCGGGGCCGCAGGCCGACATCCTCCTCCCCCCGGCTCCGCCCATCTCCCGAGGCGGTCGTGAGGACCCCTCCCGGCTCGGGGTCCAGGTTCCGGCCCCGGGAATGCTCCCCGTGCTGGTGGAACGGGGCCCCTGAGGAGGAGGAGGCCGGAGGCAATTGTAGTTGCCTAGCGACCCGGACCCAGGAAACCCCTCGGGGGGAGCCGCCGCTGCCGCAGCCGCCGCGTCACCGGCCAGGGGTCACTTCCCCAGGCCCGCGGTCCGGCCCGGCGCCCTCGACCGCGCCGGGCTGTGGGGCCCACATGTCCATCAATGGCGATGCAGCCCTGTGCACCTCCCCGCCCTGCTCCCTCAGCGTGGCCGGCCCGGGCTTCTGTTCCCGGGCCTTCCTACTGCACCTGGAAGAGGCCAGCGTCCAGGCGGGGAGAGGAGCAGCCAAGGAAGAGCGGGACGGCACGTGGGCCCAGGGCGCCGTGGGGTAAGCGGGCCGGCCCCGGCAAATCCCCACTCCCGCCTCCCGATCTTCCCCCTCCCCGCTTCGCGCCCAACACCTGCCGAGGGAGCAGGGCCTTCCGAGGCCTCTCCTGTCCTTCATTTCTCAAGCAGCCTCCTGCCTGGGTGCTTCCGCTCCaccctcggggggggggggggaagggaggatcactgcccctccccccgCCCGCCCGAAAGGGGCAACTCTAGGAGGTGGGACGACAGTCTCTGATGCCCCGCCTTTGCTCCCGCTAGAGTTCTCACCTCCCCCAGGCCGCAGCCCCATTGCCCCGGACCATTTCCTCTGGGCCTTTGTGCCCAAGGCCCCAGCTCCGGTCCTCAAGTCTCcaagcctcccctcccccctccctcatcCTTCGTTTCCCGCATTCCCAGCCCTGGGAGCCCGCCCTGGGGCCCTGCGGGGGGCGCTGGGTGACGCTGATACACCCACAACACTTCGCCTACTCCAGCTCCTGGTCTCCAAAGGCCTCCCCAGCTTCCAGCGCCGTGCTCGCGGTGCCTCCGCAATCTTGTAGCGCCGAAGGAGGCTGGGGTTTCTGGCGCATCCCTCCAGCCAGACATTTACGCAGTGGCTCCTGTGCTCCCGTCGCCCTAGGTCGGAGAAAGACAGCTGAAGAgggcagagagacagagtaaAAAAGCTGGGTCCTGTAATGCTAAAGGCGGAGCCAGGAAATCTGAATTATCTTCTCCATTTATGGCCAACCGTGTATGGTTATACTAGCTGCGCGTGTCACCCTGACACATGAGTGCTTTCCCCCTCCGatccttagcttcctcatctaaaAGATGAGCAAAACCACTTTTGTCAACTATCTAACAAGGATTTGTTTAAACTAACTGTTTAGTAGGGAGATTACAATCTAGCAGATAAATTATcataatacaaaatagatataagtGCATTCAAGGTGTAaacaaaattgcttttttttttttttttttttttttaaactaacaggGACAGTGTAATAGGAGATACAACCTAGGAGGTAACAGATTACcataatacaaaatagatataagtGCATGTGAGGTATGAATAAAATggcccttttttttaaacaaacaacacttttttttaaacaacttttttcttttttgctgaggcaactggggttaagtgacttgcccaggggggtcacacagctaggaagtgttaaatagatgaggccagatttgaacgaaaatcttcctggcttcaggactggtgctcacTGCACCAACAAAGGGATTCACTGTTTCTCCACACaaccccctcttttttttaaccaactttCTAACAGGAACAGTTGAGTAGCAAGATTACTTTAGAGGtaataaattacaaaatagatataagtGCATGAGAGTTTAAACAAAATTGTActttattagaattttaaaagggtAGAGATTTTTAGGTGGGTAGATCTTTAGTACTCCTCATTTTGCATTGAGTATGTGCTGCCTGCCCTGTTTCTAAGTCTAGGACATATGTAGATCATAATGGACTTTAGTAAAGGAAAGCCCATGACTTTTATTAATTCCAAATAATTCgccttgttttactttttctagaatttatcttctctcactttcctcttttgatttcttgttagtctgatctttttttttttttttaaatttaatagccttttatttacaggatatatgcatgggtaactttacagcattaacaattgccaaacctcttgttccaattttcacctcttacccccaccctccctagatggcaggatgaccagtagatgttaaatatgttaaaatataaattagatacacaataagtatacatgaccaaaacgttattttgttgtacaaaaagaatcagactctgaaatattgtacaattggcttgcgaaggaaatcaaaaatgcaggtgggcataaatatagggattgggaattcaatgtaatggtttttagtcatctctcagagttctttttctgggcatagctggttcagttcattactgctccattagaaatgatttggttgatctgttgctgaggatggcctggtccatcagaactggtcatcatatagtattgttgttgaagtatataatgatctcctggtcctgctcatttcactcagcatcagttcgtgtaagtctctccaggcctttctgaaattatcttgttggtcatttcttacagaacagtaatattccataatattcatataccacaatttattcagccattgtccaactgatggacatccattcagtttcagtttttagccactacaaaagggctgccacaaacattcgtgcacatacaggtccctttccttctttataatctctttgggatataagcccagtagtaacactgctggatcaaagggtatgcacagtttgataacttttgagcatagttccaaactactctccaaaatggttggattgttcacaactccaccaacaatgcatcaatgtcccagttttccgcatccctccaacaatcatcattatttttcctgtcatcttagccaatctgacaggtgtgtagtggtatcttagagttgtcttaatttgcatttctctgattaataatgacttggagcatcttttcatatgactagaaatagtttcaatttcttcatctgagaattgtctgtttatatcctttgactatttttcaattggagaatggttagccTGATCTTTATCTACTTCTAGCTACTTCAAAGTATCTCCTTactataattcattttctttaactgGCTGATTCCTTACAATGTTACTTGGCATTTCTTGATACTTCCTTATCCTCTTTTAGACAGAAAATGTGAAACTTTTGCTTTACTTTTATGGGTAAGACAACACTTACATAAATGTACCTGTCCTGCATTTATATAGGAGGATTTTGAGGAAACAGAGAAGCAACTTCAACATAATGGGGAAAAGAAACTCGTTTGGTGGGATCTGTGGCAGTCATCTTCCTATCTCAAATGTCCCTCATGAGGTATGATatcatttggaatttaaaatactttgtaagaATAGTAGTTCTTATTACCAACTGGAATTGAATCATATTCTTAAGaatccttttttaatttcattcataGGTGTAATCAAATTTTCACTTGGTAGTTTTGGTAAATCAAGTAAAATCAGTTTCTtgtgctttaaatatgtttctactTGGAAAAGACTTCACTAATATGTTCAGGCAAtattcttcttgtttcactcttCACAACAAAAGgacttaataataaaaaaaaaattctgagtacCATCTGCAAAGTACTATGGGgtatacaaaaaataataataataataaggcaaTTCCTACCCTTAAGATACACAATCTGGTTGACATGATACAGTATAATATAGAATATGATGGTTGCTTGATGAACCAAGTCTTCAGGCTATTAGTAGAAAGCAAAACTGGGTTTTGTTGAAAAGGTTCCCATCTAATATTAACAGTTTACAAACTTCCCTTTACATAATGATTTCTGCAGCACATGTTAGAGTAGTATGTTAAAGTACTAATAAAATCTCTAAATTGAAAGTTACTTTCAAAAAGTCATAATCACAATCCCATATTATCCCAAATGGAAAGAAGGGGTTTAAATCAGTCAAAGAGGAGGAGATTCTGTAGTCCATTTAGTATACCATTCCATTGTTACATGACTAACTCTTCAGTCAggacatttttttcttgtaattaaaCTGAGTTCATTTATATTCAGTGGAGATAAAGGATAGCTGGTCTTAAtccttaataaaataattttccataatactTCTCCTTTCACTAGAATGAATTGATCCATGtgtttttagtcttttttcactcttttttgaggactttattctttaattttctaatcacttttatagtttctttttgagtttttcctaAGTTTTTCTCCAGTTATGGAGTCCAGTACTAGTAAAGGTATGACCAGTGCTGAATATAATGGGAACAATGGGCTTAAATATGGTAAGAATTTTGTGACATCTCAGATCTGATAGTGGTTCCCCAGATGCAGAAGGTTTAATGAACATGCAATTAAGTGCCAAGGTATTGagagaaattaaactatttgtaATACATCTGTGATAATTAAAACATTAGCCCCTTTAAAAACCTGTTTTCCTTTGGCTTAAAAGGAAGTGTTGcatagtggagagagagagagctggctTCTGAactaggaagacctgggttcaagttccacCTTTGACctattctggctgtgtgaccctgggcaagtaatttaacctctcagtgtgctaggcaactctttaagactataaattgcagagaaggtgccaatttgcattggtagaaggaatttcttcatctggaagttctctacatcagtgaaatcacaggtccagtccctatCTCTTTCCTTTGGATTAAAAGCTTGCATCAAGTGTTTCAGGTTTGTATCGGATTGATAGCAATATTTGTCTGTTCCCCAACTTTAGTAGTGAAGCACAATGTATATGATAAGcacagggaaaaaaattgaagcattATTGCTTATTAGAGttgtaatttatatattataatgtttagtgaataataaaaattgcattaAGAAAATGTAGCTGATCTTCTTTAATACTTAGCGTTGTCTATTCTAAAACAAATATTGTTATAGAATTTACCTCACTGGAGTTTGGAATCAGATGTCTTCATTCCTGAAAGTAAAAACCTCCCATCTGGAAGGGAGAGTGCAGCAGGTGGTAAGCAATCCTAGATGTTCATACTTCTCTTGGAAGATAACTCATTTTAAAGGGGGTTTATTTTTAATGTACCACCAAACTTATATAAAGACTAACTGTTATTTTTTCATACATGTTCTTTCAGGTAAACTGAAAAAGGTAAGGATAAATAAGTTTGAtgtcaatatataaaatatatttttattaagtaaTGTAGTATTTTAAGACATCTTTTTACCCCAGAGtatattgttttaaatttcagTTCTTCAGAATTATTACATGTTAGAAccattatttaatttaatgagACTGTAGACTACTCATTGTAACTAATACTTGATTGATAtgttatttaacatatttttattagGTTCAGTAATCCCAGA of the Sarcophilus harrisii chromosome 1, mSarHar1.11, whole genome shotgun sequence genome contains:
- the FAM217A gene encoding protein FAM217A isoform X4, which codes for MPFRGPGTPPGRPPPLEVWGLPSPLEPSRPPSRRRAADKLQKWETEAARGRRPTSSSPRLRPSPEAVVRTPPGSGSRFRPRECSPCWWNGAPEEEEAGGNCSCLATRTQETPRGEPPLPQPPRHRPGVTSPGPRSGPAPSTAPGCGAHMSINGDAALCTSPPCSLSVAGPGFCSRAFLLHLEEASVQAGRGAAKEERDGTWAQGAVGRILRKQRSNFNIMGKRNSFGGICGSHLPISNVPHENLPHWSLESDVFIPESKNLPSGRESAAGGKLKKNHLEIPVEQLIELSLSENPQKRSQNNSKSGMFQFWSYPHNEAITVENRTETLAHVFWLSSSSLSCTYNTKNNTIKRKSEKTAETLVIS